In Archangium violaceum, the following are encoded in one genomic region:
- a CDS encoding CHAT domain-containing tetratricopeptide repeat protein translates to MRRFLTWMTVVLLFCAAGAAAGEEQPDARLQEAQTALDEAKQLYGAGKYAEATSRAEHSLALREAVLGGTHPEVAKSLHLLGAIYLARGEFARAEPLFQRSLEIREAALGKSHPDVAASLNALGKLYSDRGLYARAEPLLQRALEIREAALGEKHDDVAMTLNNLANLYRAQGLYARAEPLYQRTLAIHEAVLGANHPLVAQSINNLAILYYGQGLYSQAEPLFQRSLASLEAALGKDHPDVAYVLNNLASVYHARGSYERAASLYERAIAIREAALGKDHPLVATAVGNLANVYRDQGLYEQAERLYTRVIAINEVAFGKDNPRVATTLGNLANVYIDQGQYERAEALFQRALSIWEVARGKEHPEIAPLVTGLAIIYRRQGFYERAAPFYERARSIWEAVLGKDHPHVATALGNLAQLYNDQGQYARARPLYERALEIREAALGKNHPEVADALDSLANLYKEQGQYERARPLFERALAIHEAAFGKKHPASARVLNNLATFYDHSGAQERAEPLVRRALALWEETLGANHPNVATALGLLAHIRLARHRLSEALPLLTRSFVISEGRLRREALDFSEVRLANFLQFLRAEEEGLYALLRAHPEDARVRRLALGAVLLLKGRSVEETADTSRTIYRSLSAEDRDTFERLRGLRTQLAKLSLQGPVSRAPADYQRRLKELIEQGDALEADLARRSAPLRARRALPAPDKVVDRVAAALPKDGALVELISYVDHPLVHAPGTSEPKTPGEPRYLAVVLFPDGRTRVLDLGLAAPIDAAASQLRHALAIRDAAFQTHAQALHDQVFRPLLPLLGKTRRLFLSPDGQLGLVPFAALHDGQRFLVDAFDITYLTSGRDLLPRPQETAPSHSVVVLADPDFSAAPSAPTSSEAPASELAERSASLERFFSTRRASLAEGSWTPLPGTRQEAEAIQRLIPQAQLFLGLEATKERLLHLATPGVLHVATHGFFLDDAPVPEGSRAVGHFGALGDRARALAPDPLLRSGLVLSGVRAPAPDGSAKTPSEGALVTALELAGLNLWGTELVVLSACDTGRGDVKPGQGVYGLRRAFVVAGAETVVMSLWKVKDDTTRQLMEGYYRNLLAGQGRATALREAMRALRQTQPHPHDWAPFIALGRDAPLRSLASGPQAALEK, encoded by the coding sequence ATGCGGCGGTTTCTCACGTGGATGACGGTGGTGCTCCTGTTCTGTGCGGCGGGAGCCGCCGCCGGTGAGGAGCAGCCGGATGCGCGGTTGCAGGAGGCGCAGACGGCCCTGGATGAGGCGAAGCAGCTCTACGGCGCGGGCAAGTACGCGGAGGCGACTTCCCGGGCCGAGCATTCCCTGGCCCTACGGGAAGCGGTACTCGGGGGCACGCATCCAGAAGTCGCCAAGAGCCTGCATCTGCTCGGCGCCATCTACCTGGCTCGAGGAGAATTCGCCCGGGCCGAGCCCCTGTTCCAGCGCTCGCTGGAGATTCGAGAAGCGGCGCTCGGGAAGAGCCATCCCGATGTCGCCGCCTCGCTCAATGCCCTCGGCAAGCTCTACTCGGACCGGGGGTTGTATGCTCGCGCCGAGCCCCTGCTTCAGCGCGCGCTGGAGATTCGGGAAGCGGCGCTCGGCGAGAAACACGACGACGTCGCCATGACGCTCAACAACCTCGCCAACCTCTACAGGGCACAGGGCTTGTACGCGCGCGCCGAGCCCCTCTACCAGAGGACGCTCGCGATTCATGAAGCGGTTCTCGGCGCCAACCATCCCCTCGTCGCCCAATCGATCAACAATCTCGCCATCCTCTATTATGGACAGGGGTTGTACAGCCAGGCCGAGCCGCTCTTTCAGCGTTCACTCGCCAGCCTCGAGGCGGCGCTCGGGAAGGACCATCCCGACGTCGCCTACGTGCTCAACAATCTCGCGAGCGTCTACCATGCTCGAGGTTCGTACGAGCGGGCCGCTTCACTTTACGAGCGCGCGATTGCCATTCGAGAAGCAGCCCTGGGCAAGGACCATCCCCTCGTCGCCACCGCGGTCGGCAACCTCGCCAACGTCTACCGCGATCAGGGCTTGTATGAGCAGGCCGAGCGCCTCTACACCCGTGTGATTGCCATCAACGAGGTAGCGTTCGGCAAGGACAATCCCCGCGTCGCCACCACTCTCGGCAATCTCGCCAACGTCTATATCGATCAGGGCCAGTATGAGCGGGCCGAGGCGTTGTTCCAGCGTGCGCTCTCCATTTGGGAAGTGGCCCGGGGCAAGGAGCATCCCGAGATCGCCCCATTGGTCACCGGCCTTGCCATCATCTACAGGCGCCAGGGGTTCTACGAGCGCGCGGCGCCATTCTATGAGAGGGCTCGCTCGATCTGGGAAGCGGTCCTGGGCAAGGACCATCCCCACGTCGCCACCGCGCTCGGTAATCTCGCGCAACTCTACAATGATCAAGGGCAATACGCACGGGCCAGGCCGCTCTATGAGCGTGCGCTGGAGATTCGGGAAGCGGCTCTGGGCAAGAACCATCCCGAGGTCGCTGACGCACTCGACAGCCTCGCCAATCTCTACAAGGAACAAGGGCAATACGAGCGGGCCAGGCCGCTCTTCGAGCGTGCGCTCGCCATCCATGAAGCGGCCTTCGGCAAGAAACATCCCGCGAGCGCTCGCGTGCTCAACAACCTCGCCACCTTCTACGATCACTCAGGGGCCCAGGAGCGAGCCGAGCCTCTGGTGCGGCGCGCGCTCGCTCTCTGGGAAGAGACCCTTGGCGCGAATCATCCCAACGTCGCCACGGCGCTTGGATTGCTTGCCCATATCCGGCTCGCCCGACATCGCCTCTCCGAGGCCCTGCCACTGCTCACACGCTCCTTCGTCATTTCCGAGGGGCGTCTGCGGCGGGAGGCCCTCGACTTCTCCGAGGTGCGTCTGGCCAACTTCCTCCAGTTCCTGCGCGCCGAGGAGGAAGGTCTCTACGCGCTGCTGCGAGCCCATCCAGAGGATGCCCGGGTCCGACGCCTGGCCCTCGGCGCCGTGCTCCTCCTCAAGGGCCGCTCCGTCGAGGAGACGGCCGACACCTCGCGCACCATCTATCGCAGCCTGAGCGCCGAGGACCGCGACACCTTCGAGCGGCTGCGAGGTTTGCGTACCCAGCTCGCGAAGCTCTCGCTCCAGGGCCCCGTTTCGCGAGCACCCGCCGACTATCAGCGGCGCCTGAAGGAGCTCATCGAGCAGGGCGACGCCCTCGAAGCCGACCTCGCCAGACGCTCTGCCCCCCTGCGCGCGCGCAGAGCGCTGCCGGCTCCCGATAAGGTCGTCGACCGGGTGGCCGCCGCTCTTCCCAAGGATGGGGCCCTCGTCGAGCTCATTTCCTACGTGGACCATCCGCTCGTTCACGCGCCCGGCACGAGCGAACCGAAGACGCCGGGTGAGCCCCGCTATCTGGCCGTGGTGCTCTTTCCCGACGGGCGGACCCGGGTGCTCGACCTGGGGCTCGCCGCGCCCATCGATGCCGCTGCCTCGCAGCTGCGCCATGCCCTGGCCATCCGCGACGCCGCCTTCCAGACCCATGCCCAGGCGCTCCACGACCAGGTCTTCCGGCCCCTGTTGCCGCTGCTGGGAAAGACGCGCCGCCTGTTCCTCTCGCCCGATGGACAGCTCGGCCTCGTCCCCTTCGCCGCCCTGCACGATGGCCAGCGGTTCCTCGTTGACGCCTTCGACATCACCTATCTCACCTCGGGCAGGGACCTGCTGCCGCGCCCCCAGGAAACGGCTCCCTCCCACTCGGTGGTCGTCCTGGCCGACCCGGACTTCAGCGCCGCTCCCTCGGCACCCACCTCCTCGGAGGCTCCTGCCTCGGAGCTGGCAGAGCGCTCCGCGTCCCTCGAACGATTCTTCTCCACGCGGCGCGCGAGTCTGGCGGAGGGCTCCTGGACGCCCCTGCCCGGCACCCGACAGGAGGCCGAGGCCATCCAGCGTCTGATTCCCCAGGCCCAGCTCTTCCTGGGCCTGGAGGCCACCAAGGAGCGGCTGCTGCACCTGGCCACACCCGGGGTGTTGCACGTGGCCACCCATGGCTTCTTCCTGGATGACGCTCCGGTGCCCGAGGGCTCGCGCGCCGTGGGCCACTTCGGTGCGTTGGGAGATCGGGCCCGAGCCCTGGCGCCCGACCCGCTGTTGCGCTCCGGCCTCGTGCTGTCGGGAGTACGAGCCCCGGCGCCTGATGGCTCCGCGAAGACGCCGTCCGAGGGCGCGTTGGTGACGGCGCTGGAACTGGCGGGACTCAACCTGTGGGGCACGGAGCTGGTGGTGCTGTCGGCGTGCGACACGGGCAGAGGGGACGTGAAGCCAGGGCAGGGGGTGTACGGGCTGCGCCGGGCCTTCGTGGTGGCAGGGGCGGAGACGGTCGTCATGAGCCTGTGGAAGGTGAAGGACGACACGACGAGGCAGTTGATGGAGGGCTACTACCGCAACCTGCTGGCGGGGCAGGGGAGGGCCACGGCGCTGCGCGAGGCGATGCGCGCATTGCGTCAGACCCAGCCCCACCCCCACGACTGGGCGCCCTTCATCGCCCTGGGCCGTGACGCGCCCCTGCGCTCGCTCGCGTCTGGACCCCAGGCGGCGCTGGAAAAATAG
- the tgt gene encoding tRNA guanosine(34) transglycosylase Tgt, which yields MAVRFELVTTDPTGARAGVLHTRRGSIPTPVFMPVGTHASFRHLGMDEVKATGAKILLSNTYHLMLKPGIDVFQRFGGIHPFMQWDGAVLTDSGGFQIFSLPEDRLITEKGAHFRSFHDNSRQLLSPESSIAMQQAINSEIMMVLDVCIDSRTEEAGTREAMERTHRWALRSLAAKNKVDTGQALFAIVQGGVHPHLRDESAAFLTQHPFDGFAIGGLAVGETNEERKAMTARAAASLPQDKPRYLMGVGTPTDLLEAVLRGVDMFDCIIPTKMAQQGYAYTFQGLVRITRQVFRLSDEPLDPTCDCYVCKRYSRGYLQHLMSGKHHTGSRMLSVHNVHHYQQLTWKMRDAILKGSYAQAYRELKQAVATPKDLKDAKLEVGPGAVTLKEVG from the coding sequence ATGGCCGTCCGTTTCGAGCTCGTCACCACAGACCCCACCGGGGCCCGTGCCGGGGTGCTTCACACCCGGCGTGGCTCCATCCCCACGCCCGTCTTCATGCCGGTGGGCACCCACGCCTCCTTCCGCCACCTCGGCATGGACGAGGTGAAGGCCACCGGGGCGAAGATCCTCCTGTCCAACACGTACCACCTGATGCTCAAGCCGGGCATCGACGTGTTCCAGCGCTTCGGCGGCATCCACCCCTTCATGCAGTGGGACGGGGCGGTGCTCACGGACTCGGGCGGGTTCCAGATCTTCTCGCTGCCCGAGGACCGGCTCATCACCGAGAAGGGCGCGCACTTCCGCAGCTTCCACGACAACAGCCGCCAGCTCCTCAGCCCCGAGTCCAGCATCGCCATGCAGCAGGCGATCAACTCGGAGATCATGATGGTGCTGGATGTGTGCATCGACTCGCGCACGGAAGAGGCGGGCACACGCGAGGCCATGGAGCGCACCCACCGCTGGGCGCTGCGCAGCCTCGCGGCCAAGAACAAGGTGGACACCGGCCAGGCCCTCTTCGCCATCGTCCAGGGCGGGGTGCACCCGCACCTGCGCGACGAGAGCGCCGCCTTCCTCACCCAGCACCCCTTCGACGGCTTCGCCATCGGCGGCCTCGCGGTGGGCGAGACGAACGAGGAGCGCAAGGCCATGACGGCCCGCGCCGCCGCCTCGCTGCCCCAGGACAAGCCGCGCTACCTCATGGGCGTGGGCACCCCCACGGATCTGCTCGAGGCGGTGCTGCGCGGCGTGGACATGTTCGACTGCATCATCCCCACGAAGATGGCGCAGCAGGGCTATGCCTATACCTTCCAGGGGCTCGTCCGGATTACCCGCCAGGTGTTCCGGCTCTCGGACGAGCCGTTGGATCCCACGTGCGACTGCTACGTGTGCAAGCGCTACAGCCGCGGGTATCTGCAGCACCTCATGAGCGGCAAGCACCACACGGGCTCGCGCATGCTGTCCGTGCACAACGTGCACCACTACCAGCAGCTCACCTGGAAGATGCGCGATGCCATCCTCAAGGGCTCCTACGCGCAGGCCTACCGCGAGCTGAAGCAGGCCGTCGCCACGCCCAAGGATCTCAAGGACGCGAAGCTCGAGGTGGGGCCCGGCGCCGTCACCCTCAAGGAAGTGGGCTGA
- a CDS encoding peptidoglycan-binding protein, whose translation MSYETLKEGSSGSAVVELQRRLLAAGYNPGPVDGIFGAQTKQAVMAFQRANGLVVDGIVGPMTWSRLLGTSATAEAFVQRALSQSGDRYVYGAEVNLADPNPSAFDCSELVEWAAHQVGVFMPDGTMNQIPYCQRNNTVISIDQAKRTRGALLFRPEHVAISLGNGMTIEARGSAYGVGSFSANREWTLGALVPGLRY comes from the coding sequence ATGAGTTACGAAACGTTGAAGGAAGGCTCCAGTGGTTCCGCGGTCGTCGAGCTCCAGCGCAGGCTCCTGGCGGCTGGCTACAACCCAGGGCCGGTGGACGGCATCTTCGGCGCGCAGACGAAGCAGGCGGTGATGGCCTTCCAGCGCGCCAATGGCCTCGTGGTGGATGGCATTGTCGGTCCCATGACATGGAGCCGGCTGCTAGGCACCAGCGCCACGGCCGAGGCCTTCGTGCAGAGAGCCCTGTCGCAGTCCGGCGATCGCTACGTCTACGGCGCGGAGGTCAATCTGGCCGATCCCAACCCCTCGGCCTTCGACTGCTCGGAGCTGGTGGAATGGGCGGCGCACCAGGTGGGCGTCTTCATGCCGGATGGGACGATGAACCAGATCCCCTACTGCCAGCGCAACAACACGGTCATCTCCATCGACCAGGCCAAGCGCACCCGGGGAGCGCTGCTCTTCAGGCCCGAGCATGTCGCCATCAGCCTGGGGAACGGGATGACCATCGAGGCCAGGGGCAGTGCCTACGGCGTGGGCAGCTTCAGCGCCAATCGTGAGTGGACGCTGGGCGCTCTGGTTCCCGGGCTGAGGTACTGA
- a CDS encoding UbiA family prenyltransferase — MHPSPPVTSPPASTASESQRGNPPLAVELEGVLTRTHTLHEGLLRLLKHHPFQALASLGWRLKGRAFVRAEVARRVELDVTRLPYDEALVAHLGEEKARGRRLVLATAADQKVAEAVAAHLGLFEAVYASDGAQELSGVRREARLREALGERPEEARPQGATVSGPRAMFKALRVHQWAKNVLVFVPLLAAHKALNLPMLLQAVLGFIAFSLCASSVYVLNDLLDLDSDRRHPTKRRRPFASGALSVHAGLWLAPVLLGAGVAVTSLLPREFLALLGTYYAITLAYSFYLKQVMMLDVLVLAGLYTVRIFGGSLAVGVPTSSWLFTFSMFLFLSLALVKRLSEVRRLRQTNETAAHGRGYVAGDYEQLSMLGVSSGYLSVLVLALYITSKDVTALYTHPERLWLLCPVMMYWVGRVWLLAHRGEVNEDPLVFALKDKVSYAVGVIAAGVLLAAS; from the coding sequence ATGCATCCTTCACCTCCCGTCACCTCACCTCCCGCGTCCACCGCTTCCGAGTCGCAGCGGGGCAACCCGCCGCTCGCGGTCGAGCTGGAGGGGGTCCTGACGCGCACCCATACCCTTCACGAGGGGCTGCTGCGGCTGCTCAAGCACCATCCGTTCCAGGCGCTCGCGTCCCTGGGGTGGAGGCTCAAGGGCCGTGCCTTCGTGCGCGCCGAGGTCGCCCGTCGGGTGGAGCTGGACGTCACGCGGCTGCCCTATGACGAGGCGCTCGTCGCGCACCTGGGCGAGGAGAAGGCACGGGGCCGGCGGCTGGTGCTGGCCACGGCGGCCGATCAGAAGGTGGCCGAGGCGGTGGCCGCCCACCTGGGACTCTTCGAGGCGGTGTACGCGAGCGATGGCGCCCAGGAGCTGTCCGGGGTCCGCCGCGAGGCCCGCCTGCGCGAGGCCCTGGGCGAGCGGCCCGAGGAGGCCCGCCCCCAGGGGGCCACCGTGTCCGGGCCCCGCGCCATGTTCAAGGCGCTGCGGGTCCACCAGTGGGCCAAGAACGTGCTCGTCTTCGTGCCGCTGCTGGCCGCGCACAAGGCGCTGAACCTGCCGATGCTCCTCCAGGCGGTGCTGGGCTTCATCGCCTTCAGCCTGTGCGCCTCCAGCGTGTACGTGCTCAACGATCTGCTGGACCTGGACTCGGACCGGCGGCACCCCACCAAGCGCCGGCGGCCCTTCGCCTCGGGGGCGCTGTCGGTGCACGCGGGGTTGTGGCTCGCCCCGGTGCTGCTGGGCGCCGGGGTCGCGGTGACGTCGCTGCTGCCTCGCGAGTTCCTCGCGCTGCTGGGCACCTACTACGCCATCACGCTGGCGTACTCGTTCTACCTCAAGCAGGTGATGATGCTGGACGTGCTGGTGCTGGCCGGGCTGTACACGGTCCGTATCTTCGGCGGCTCGCTCGCGGTGGGCGTGCCCACCTCCAGCTGGCTCTTCACCTTCTCCATGTTCCTCTTCCTCTCCCTGGCGCTGGTGAAGCGGCTGAGCGAGGTGCGCAGGCTGCGGCAGACGAACGAGACGGCGGCGCACGGGCGCGGGTACGTGGCCGGCGACTACGAGCAGCTCTCCATGCTCGGCGTCTCCAGCGGCTACCTGTCCGTGCTGGTGCTCGCGCTCTACATCACCAGCAAGGATGTGACGGCCCTCTACACCCACCCGGAACGGCTGTGGCTGCTGTGCCCGGTGATGATGTACTGGGTGGGGCGCGTATGGCTGCTCGCCCACCGTGGCGAGGTGAACGAGGATCCGCTCGTCTTCGCGCTGAAGGACAAGGTCAGCTACGCGGTGGGAGTCATCGCCGCCGGGGTCCTCCTCGCCGCCTCCTGA
- a CDS encoding tRNA (5-methylaminomethyl-2-thiouridine)(34)-methyltransferase MnmD, whose product MDAQNPRDGDFELVTLRNGSRAVRHLGHGEVMHPSVGPWQEALRLYVEQSRLAERLRTPGEPIVIHDVGLGAATNAVAALTCARELGAERKRGLELVSFEVDLAPLRLALADAAGFPFLQPFREAAEALMRDGVWEVEGLRWRLHLGDAQGLIGAGLPRADLVFFDPFSPASNPEMWTPRVLSQVRACCREDGEGALLLTYSAATPTRVTLLLAGFYVGAGLSTGTKGETTVAATRRESLAAPLGERWLDRWRRSSSRAPHGEPLTPELEARVLAHPQWRMA is encoded by the coding sequence GTGGACGCACAGAACCCTCGGGATGGCGACTTCGAGCTGGTGACGTTGCGCAACGGCTCGCGGGCGGTGCGGCACCTCGGGCACGGGGAGGTGATGCACCCCTCGGTGGGCCCGTGGCAGGAGGCCCTGCGCCTCTACGTGGAGCAGTCGCGTCTGGCCGAGCGTCTGCGCACCCCGGGCGAGCCGATCGTCATCCACGACGTGGGCCTGGGGGCGGCCACCAACGCGGTGGCGGCGCTCACCTGCGCGCGCGAGCTGGGGGCCGAGCGCAAGCGGGGGCTGGAGCTGGTGAGCTTCGAGGTGGACCTGGCGCCGCTGCGGCTGGCGCTGGCGGACGCGGCGGGATTCCCCTTCCTGCAACCCTTCCGCGAGGCGGCCGAGGCGCTCATGCGCGACGGCGTGTGGGAGGTGGAGGGCCTGCGCTGGCGGCTGCACCTGGGGGATGCGCAGGGGCTGATCGGCGCGGGGCTGCCGAGGGCGGACCTGGTGTTCTTCGACCCGTTCTCCCCGGCGTCCAACCCGGAGATGTGGACGCCTCGGGTGCTGTCGCAGGTGAGGGCGTGCTGCCGGGAGGACGGAGAGGGCGCGCTGCTGCTGACGTACAGCGCGGCCACGCCCACGCGGGTGACGCTGCTGCTGGCGGGCTTCTACGTGGGAGCGGGGCTCTCCACGGGAACGAAGGGGGAGACCACGGTGGCGGCCACGCGCCGCGAGTCCCTGGCCGCGCCCCTCGGAGAGCGCTGGCTGGACAGGTGGCGCCGCTCCTCGTCCCGGGCCCCCCACGGTGAGCCGCTGACGCCCGAGCTCGAGGCGCGCGTGCTCGCCCATCCCCAGTGGCGAATGGCCTGA
- a CDS encoding DUF2378 family protein — translation MSDEKLVYAGTIEALFQRALENRLTPACRMRLREAGLDLDQKLSPTYTHEQWRQFLRVAADHIYAGMPVEAAYYSLGERFIDGYFSTLFGRALLGMVRLAGPRRALAQVRLGFRSSTNCSEVRVVERESTSMEVWLSDIMADQPTFAAGVLARATELAGGQRVVAIPEGFDGRSATYHVRWSEQAEAVVGTELTARSAAGNSASAPRPPA, via the coding sequence ATGAGCGACGAAAAGCTCGTATACGCAGGAACCATCGAGGCGCTGTTCCAGAGGGCACTCGAGAACCGTCTCACGCCGGCGTGCCGGATGCGTCTGCGCGAGGCTGGACTCGACCTCGACCAGAAGCTGTCTCCCACCTACACGCATGAGCAGTGGAGGCAGTTCCTCCGCGTGGCGGCGGATCACATCTACGCGGGGATGCCCGTGGAAGCGGCGTACTACTCGCTCGGCGAGCGGTTCATCGACGGGTACTTCTCCACGCTGTTCGGTCGCGCCCTGCTGGGAATGGTCCGGCTGGCGGGTCCGCGGCGGGCACTGGCACAGGTCCGGCTCGGCTTCCGCAGCAGCACCAACTGCAGCGAGGTGCGGGTCGTGGAGCGTGAGTCCACCTCGATGGAGGTGTGGCTGAGCGACATCATGGCCGACCAGCCGACGTTCGCGGCGGGCGTGCTGGCCCGGGCGACGGAGCTGGCGGGTGGCCAGCGGGTCGTCGCCATCCCCGAGGGTTTCGACGGCCGGTCCGCCACCTACCACGTGCGCTGGTCCGAGCAGGCCGAGGCCGTGGTGGGCACGGAGCTCACCGCGCGGAGCGCCGCCGGGAACAGCGCGTCCGCGCCCCGTCCTCCCGCCTAG
- a CDS encoding PKD domain-containing protein, with product MRMRIRWFSALVGAVLFCACTEQPPPADCKASQSPPVAQAGPDQTIKPGALVTLEGAASTVPGEQGRYHWTLSNVPSGSKAGLSDVSSRTPTFTADLPGLYVATLVVSDSCQQSSPDTVLVKAEQPVPPENQRPVARPGSSRQVELGLPVELDGSASSDPEDSALTYSWSFASVPSGSAAVLSQPTSAKPSFTPDLVGAYIVRLVVSDGKLESEPVFITLTGKNTGPAAPVARPGASRTVLSRRPVTLDGSASSAASGEPLTYSWTFVSVPTGSTAAFSDATLVKPTFTPDMDGDYVVQLIVSDGLHPSAPATLTLTAQNRAPVANAGADLIVSVGSAATPKGQGSDDNGDTLTFTWTLTRKPTGSASTLSGGNTPTPSLRPDLEGTYELSLVVDDGRATSPADTVVLTAERPTTHGLGHRVLDAEYSKSLDRVVMVAADPNTLYVYDPATHTEKSVALPLAPTAVSVAPDGKFAAVGHDAYISYVDLSTPALLKSIPVSADAFDVVLAGNGYAYVFPRVDQWVGIHSIEIATGKESLGSSYSIRAGTRARLHPGGTAMYGADNGLSPDDIERYDISTGIAKVAYDSPYHGNYYMCGDLWFSEDGARIFTRCGNTFRASSVRSEDMVYAGALSGASAIHHLTHSTAANRIALVQESYGTSEVGKQVRLYTPDFLNFDQAIPLPPFKVNATEYASYGRFVFYSAAGDRLIVVVQAAASSGMLNDYGIVTF from the coding sequence ATGCGCATGCGCATCCGTTGGTTCTCCGCTTTGGTTGGAGCAGTCCTCTTCTGTGCCTGTACGGAGCAGCCACCCCCCGCCGACTGCAAGGCATCGCAGTCGCCTCCGGTCGCCCAGGCGGGACCGGACCAGACGATCAAGCCAGGCGCGCTCGTCACGCTCGAAGGGGCGGCCTCCACCGTCCCCGGAGAGCAGGGCCGCTATCACTGGACGCTCTCGAACGTTCCCAGCGGCAGCAAGGCCGGGTTGTCGGATGTCTCCAGCCGCACTCCCACCTTCACGGCGGATCTGCCGGGCCTCTACGTGGCCACGCTGGTCGTCTCGGACAGCTGCCAGCAGAGCAGTCCGGACACCGTCCTCGTGAAGGCCGAGCAGCCCGTGCCGCCCGAGAACCAGCGACCGGTGGCCCGCCCGGGTTCCTCCAGGCAGGTGGAGCTCGGCCTGCCCGTGGAGCTCGACGGCAGCGCCAGCTCCGATCCGGAGGACAGCGCGCTCACCTACAGCTGGTCCTTCGCTTCGGTCCCCTCGGGCAGCGCGGCCGTGCTCTCGCAGCCCACCTCCGCGAAGCCCTCCTTCACCCCGGACCTGGTGGGCGCCTACATCGTCCGGCTGGTGGTCAGCGACGGAAAGCTCGAGTCCGAGCCGGTGTTCATCACCCTCACCGGCAAGAACACCGGGCCCGCCGCGCCCGTCGCGCGTCCAGGTGCTTCACGCACCGTGCTCAGCCGCAGGCCGGTGACGCTGGATGGCAGCGCGAGCTCCGCCGCGAGCGGGGAGCCGCTCACCTACAGCTGGACCTTCGTCTCGGTCCCCACCGGCAGCACCGCCGCGTTCTCGGACGCGACCCTCGTGAAGCCCACCTTCACCCCCGACATGGACGGGGACTACGTCGTCCAACTGATCGTCAGCGACGGCCTGCACCCGTCCGCGCCGGCCACCCTCACCCTGACGGCCCAGAACCGGGCACCGGTGGCCAACGCGGGTGCCGACCTCATCGTCTCCGTGGGCTCCGCCGCGACTCCGAAGGGGCAGGGGAGTGACGACAATGGTGACACCCTCACCTTCACCTGGACGCTCACCCGCAAGCCCACGGGCAGTGCCTCGACCCTGAGTGGCGGCAACACCCCGACGCCTTCCCTCCGGCCGGATCTCGAAGGCACCTATGAGCTGTCGCTCGTGGTGGACGATGGCCGCGCCACGAGCCCCGCCGACACGGTGGTCCTCACCGCCGAGCGCCCCACCACCCACGGGCTCGGCCACCGCGTCCTCGACGCCGAGTACAGCAAGTCGCTCGACCGGGTCGTGATGGTCGCCGCCGACCCCAACACCCTCTACGTCTACGACCCCGCGACGCACACCGAGAAATCCGTGGCGCTGCCCCTGGCTCCCACCGCCGTGAGCGTGGCGCCGGACGGCAAGTTCGCGGCGGTGGGCCATGACGCGTACATCTCCTACGTCGATCTCTCCACGCCCGCGCTCCTGAAGAGCATTCCGGTGAGCGCGGACGCGTTCGACGTCGTTCTCGCGGGCAATGGCTATGCCTATGTCTTCCCCCGCGTGGACCAGTGGGTGGGGATCCACTCCATCGAGATCGCCACCGGGAAGGAGTCGCTGGGCTCCTCCTACTCCATCCGCGCGGGCACGCGGGCGCGCCTGCACCCGGGTGGCACCGCCATGTACGGAGCCGACAACGGACTGTCCCCGGACGATATCGAGCGGTACGACATCAGCACCGGGATCGCCAAGGTCGCCTACGACTCGCCCTACCATGGCAACTACTACATGTGCGGAGACCTCTGGTTCTCCGAGGACGGTGCCCGCATCTTCACCCGCTGCGGCAACACCTTCCGTGCCTCCAGCGTCAGGTCCGAGGACATGGTCTACGCGGGAGCGCTGTCCGGAGCCAGTGCCATCCATCACCTGACGCACTCCACCGCGGCCAACCGCATCGCGCTGGTGCAGGAGAGCTATGGCACCTCGGAGGTGGGCAAGCAGGTGCGCCTCTACACGCCCGACTTCCTCAACTTCGATCAGGCCATCCCGCTGCCGCCCTTCAAGGTGAACGCCACCGAGTACGCCAGCTACGGCCGTTTCGTGTTCTACTCCGCGGCGGGTGACAGGCTGATCGTGGTGGTCCAGGCCGCCGCGAGCTCCGGAATGCTGAACGACTACGGCATCGTCACCTTCTGA